One genomic segment of Clostridium estertheticum subsp. estertheticum includes these proteins:
- a CDS encoding ArsR/SmtB family transcription factor: protein MEKDYMEYNEIAEMLKILAHPVRLCIINGLLGKGTCNVSHMQDCLGIPQSTLSQHLQKLRMAKIIVGKRNGLEINYSICNEEVRELIEFLFKNKV from the coding sequence ATGGAAAAGGATTATATGGAATATAATGAAATTGCAGAAATGCTTAAGATATTAGCTCATCCGGTAAGGCTTTGTATTATTAATGGATTACTGGGAAAAGGGACATGTAATGTAAGTCACATGCAAGATTGTTTAGGTATTCCACAATCTACTTTATCTCAACATTTACAAAAATTAAGAATGGCAAAAATAATTGTAGGAAAAAGAAATGGGCTAGAGATCAATTATAGTATTTGTAATGAAGAAGTTCGTGAACTAATTGAATTCCTTTTTAAAAATAAGGTTTAA
- the ligA gene encoding NAD-dependent DNA ligase LigA, with translation MNDEDRINEIKNIINYHSDRYYNQDNPEISDYEYDQMMLELKELEKEHPELITLDSPTQRVGGSAKRKGGVLVKHNVPMLSLQDVFAKEEVYAYVNKMIEELDDPTFVVEFKIDGLSMSLRYVDGNLTVAVTRGDGIIQGEDVTENAKVIKDVVKKLKDKVPYLEIRGEVYMSNASFDKINEQQELLGKKIFANPRNCAAGTLRQLDSKITKERGISLFIFNIQDIKGIEFKTHTEGYEWLKKQGIKVIENYVKCKTADEVWSVIQDIGEKRGTLAYDIDGVVIKIDNLEDRKELGNTSKVPKWAIAYKFPPEEKETKLLDIEVSVGRTGRITPTAIFEPIRLCGTSVSRAILHNQDFIDDLDIRIGDIIVVYKSGEIIPKIKSVVKEKRIEGSKEFKIPEICPVCGAPTVREKDTADIKCINPNCLAQLERRIINFVGRTAMDIKGFGSAYVKELIRLKYIKDIADVYSLFNYREELVDQGIIGKEKNTDKLLDAIEKSKGNEAQMLLTGLGIPNIGKVAAKSIMKHYKSIEDLQNTSLEELQDVSDIGEISGLCILKFFEDNKNREVISRLKDYGVNMAVGDVTSEDNKFDGLTFVVTGTLTTIGRNEATEMIESHGGKVSGSVSKKTSYVLAGENAGSKLTKAQELGIEVISEEELVNMLK, from the coding sequence ATGAATGATGAAGATAGAATTAATGAAATTAAAAATATAATTAATTATCATAGTGATAGATATTATAATCAGGATAATCCAGAAATATCAGATTATGAATATGATCAAATGATGTTAGAACTTAAAGAGCTAGAAAAAGAGCACCCAGAACTTATTACCTTAGATTCTCCAACTCAAAGAGTAGGTGGAAGTGCTAAAAGGAAAGGTGGGGTCCTGGTAAAACATAATGTTCCAATGCTTAGCTTGCAAGATGTATTTGCAAAAGAAGAGGTATATGCTTATGTAAATAAAATGATTGAGGAACTGGATGATCCAACATTTGTTGTAGAATTTAAAATTGATGGTTTGTCAATGTCTCTGCGTTATGTAGATGGTAACTTAACAGTGGCTGTGACCAGGGGTGATGGAATCATTCAAGGCGAGGATGTCACTGAAAATGCTAAAGTAATTAAGGATGTTGTAAAGAAACTGAAAGATAAAGTTCCCTACCTTGAAATTCGTGGAGAAGTATATATGTCAAATGCATCATTTGATAAAATTAATGAACAACAAGAGTTATTAGGTAAAAAGATATTTGCAAATCCAAGAAATTGTGCTGCCGGTACATTAAGGCAGTTAGATAGTAAGATAACAAAAGAAAGAGGAATATCTCTATTCATTTTTAATATCCAAGATATCAAAGGAATTGAATTTAAAACACATACAGAGGGTTATGAATGGTTAAAAAAGCAGGGAATAAAGGTCATTGAAAATTATGTGAAATGTAAAACAGCTGATGAAGTGTGGAGTGTTATTCAAGATATTGGAGAGAAAAGAGGAACCCTAGCATATGATATTGACGGAGTTGTTATAAAAATTGATAATTTGGAAGATAGGAAAGAACTTGGAAACACATCGAAAGTTCCTAAATGGGCTATAGCCTATAAATTTCCTCCAGAAGAAAAAGAAACGAAATTACTTGATATTGAAGTATCAGTAGGGAGAACCGGTAGAATTACTCCTACAGCAATATTTGAGCCGATTCGTTTATGTGGAACATCAGTATCAAGAGCAATCCTTCATAACCAAGATTTTATCGATGATTTAGATATAAGGATTGGGGACATAATTGTTGTTTATAAGTCAGGAGAGATAATCCCAAAAATCAAGTCTGTAGTGAAAGAAAAACGTATTGAGGGATCAAAGGAATTTAAAATTCCAGAGATTTGCCCAGTTTGTGGAGCACCAACAGTGCGGGAAAAAGATACTGCTGACATCAAATGTATAAACCCTAATTGTTTGGCACAATTAGAAAGACGTATAATTAATTTTGTAGGCAGGACTGCTATGGACATAAAAGGTTTTGGCAGCGCATATGTTAAGGAACTTATTCGTTTGAAATACATAAAAGATATTGCGGATGTGTATTCTTTATTTAATTATCGCGAGGAACTTGTCGATCAGGGTATAATTGGAAAAGAAAAAAATACAGATAAGTTATTAGATGCTATAGAAAAGTCAAAGGGAAATGAAGCACAAATGTTGCTTACAGGCCTTGGTATTCCGAACATTGGAAAAGTGGCAGCGAAAAGTATAATGAAACATTATAAATCTATTGAAGACTTGCAAAATACGTCTTTAGAAGAATTGCAAGATGTCTCGGATATAGGTGAAATAAGTGGCTTGTGTATATTGAAATTTTTTGAAGATAATAAAAATAGAGAAGTAATAAGTAGATTAAAAGATTATGGAGTTAATATGGCTGTAGGGGATGTCACAAGCGAGGATAATAAGTTTGATGGATTAACTTTCGTTGTAACTGGAACATTAACTACTATAGGCCGAAATGAGGCCACGGAAATGATAGAGAGTCATGGCGGAAAGGTATCGGGCTCCGTTTCTAAGAAAACAAGTTATGTGTTAGCAGGAGAGAATGCTGGAAGTAAACTTACGAAAGCGCAAGAGTTAGGAATTGAAGTTATATCTGAAGAAGAATTGGTAAATATGTTAAAATAG
- the pcrA gene encoding DNA helicase PcrA, with amino-acid sequence MDLKSLLNKEQCEAAITVDGPLLILAGAGSGKTRVLTYRIAHMIQDLNIYPSQILSITFTNKAAGEMKDRVRSLVGNIADNMWISTFHSSCVRILRREIDKIGYNKNFTIYDSYDQKSLIKQCMKEIDINDKDLTDSEILNKISSAKNELISAAKFKKENEGDFRKNKVADVYLLYQKKLKGNNALDFDDLIFKAVELLKNNKDVLDFYHSKFKYIMVDEYQDTNKAQYELIKLLVDKTENICVVGDDDQCIYAWRGADVTNILDFEKDYPKAKVVKLEQNYRSKGNILMAANEVIKNNSQRKDKALRTEKESGEKINLYRAFTDRDEANFVSNQIKTIMAEGNRSYKDFAILYRMNSQSRIFEESFRKHLIPYKIVGGLKFYDRKEIKDIMAYLKLINNPLDDIALKRIINVPKRNIGDATIQKIQEFANGIEQCLYSAILDVEYIPTLTTRNKSSISKFVSLMNNFMAKNEEVSVSKLIKTIIEDTGYLKQLENSKEPDDESRVENIKELVSDAVEFERTSEDKSLLTFLEGVSLGSTTDDPDETIDTSAMMTVHSAKGLEFPVVFMVGMENGIFPGMSSINNPTEMEESRRLCYVAITRAEEKLYITSAESRMVFGRNVSYQPSDFISEISPDLKEIIGGAKNRTTQVLKRKNAKESQRYNPHGLLSKTAPQDYVSATAHGDNSGQQSINSENVINNGLNNISSEATVGRKVRHTKFGIGTIVSRSSSDGDTLISIAFDNMGIKKLMLGKAPLEML; translated from the coding sequence ATGGATTTGAAAAGTTTGTTAAACAAAGAGCAATGTGAGGCTGCAATAACGGTTGACGGACCATTGCTAATACTTGCTGGTGCAGGCTCTGGAAAAACTAGAGTTTTGACTTATAGAATTGCACATATGATTCAAGATTTAAACATATATCCATCACAAATCTTATCTATAACATTTACTAATAAAGCTGCTGGTGAAATGAAGGATAGGGTAAGATCACTTGTAGGTAATATAGCAGATAATATGTGGATTTCTACATTTCATTCTAGTTGTGTTAGAATTCTAAGACGAGAAATAGATAAAATAGGATATAATAAAAATTTTACTATATATGATAGCTATGATCAAAAAAGTTTAATTAAACAGTGCATGAAGGAAATTGATATAAATGATAAAGACCTAACAGATTCAGAAATTTTAAACAAAATATCAAGTGCTAAAAATGAACTTATTTCTGCTGCTAAATTTAAAAAAGAAAATGAGGGCGATTTTAGAAAAAATAAAGTAGCTGATGTATATCTTCTTTATCAAAAGAAGCTAAAGGGTAATAATGCGTTAGATTTTGATGATTTAATATTTAAAGCTGTTGAACTCTTAAAGAATAATAAGGATGTTTTGGACTTTTATCATTCAAAATTCAAGTATATTATGGTGGATGAGTATCAGGACACAAATAAAGCACAGTATGAGCTTATAAAACTTTTAGTAGATAAGACAGAGAATATATGTGTAGTTGGAGATGATGACCAATGTATTTATGCTTGGAGAGGTGCGGATGTAACCAATATCCTAGACTTCGAAAAAGATTATCCAAAGGCGAAAGTTGTTAAACTTGAGCAAAATTATAGATCAAAAGGTAATATACTTATGGCGGCTAATGAAGTCATAAAAAATAATTCTCAAAGAAAAGATAAGGCTCTTAGAACTGAAAAGGAAAGTGGCGAGAAAATTAATCTGTATAGAGCATTTACAGATAGAGATGAAGCAAATTTTGTATCTAACCAAATCAAGACAATTATGGCAGAGGGAAATAGAAGTTATAAAGATTTTGCAATTTTATATAGGATGAATTCTCAATCACGTATTTTTGAGGAAAGTTTTCGAAAACATTTAATCCCATATAAGATAGTGGGAGGATTAAAGTTTTATGACAGAAAAGAAATAAAGGATATAATGGCATATTTAAAGCTTATCAATAATCCGCTTGACGATATTGCCTTAAAGAGAATTATAAATGTACCTAAAAGAAATATAGGGGATGCAACTATTCAAAAGATTCAAGAATTTGCAAATGGAATAGAGCAATGTTTATATAGTGCTATTCTAGATGTAGAGTATATACCTACACTTACAACTAGAAATAAATCATCTATAAGTAAATTTGTGAGTCTTATGAATAATTTTATGGCTAAAAATGAAGAGGTATCAGTATCTAAGCTTATTAAGACTATTATAGAAGATACAGGATATTTAAAGCAACTCGAAAACTCTAAGGAACCAGATGATGAGAGTAGAGTTGAAAATATAAAGGAATTAGTATCAGATGCTGTAGAATTCGAAAGAACTTCAGAAGATAAATCACTCTTAACATTTTTAGAGGGGGTAAGTTTAGGTTCAACCACTGATGATCCTGATGAAACCATTGACACATCAGCAATGATGACAGTTCATAGTGCTAAAGGGTTAGAATTTCCAGTAGTATTTATGGTAGGAATGGAAAATGGAATATTTCCAGGCATGTCCTCCATTAATAACCCTACTGAAATGGAAGAATCAAGGCGTCTATGTTATGTTGCAATAACAAGGGCGGAAGAAAAATTATATATAACTTCTGCAGAAAGTAGAATGGTATTTGGTAGAAATGTTTCATATCAACCATCAGATTTTATTAGTGAGATTTCTCCAGATTTAAAAGAAATTATAGGTGGAGCTAAAAATAGGACTACGCAGGTGTTAAAGAGAAAAAATGCCAAGGAGTCACAAAGATATAATCCACATGGTCTGTTAAGTAAAACTGCGCCACAAGATTATGTATCAGCTACGGCACATGGAGATAATTCAGGTCAGCAAAGTATTAATAGTGAGAATGTTATTAATAACGGATTAAATAACATAAGTAGCGAAGCTACAGTAGGTAGAAAAGTTAGACATACTAAATTTGGTATAGGAACAATAGTGTCAAGGTCGAGTTCTGATGGTGATACTTTGATTTCAATAGCTTTTGATAACATGGGAATAAAAAAGCTAATGTTAGGTAAGGCACCACTAGAAATGTTATAA
- a CDS encoding YerC/YecD family TrpR-related protein, protein MSEYSSKLESKDMDFLFEGILSLQTKEECYRFFEDICTINEIKAFEQRFQIATMLVDKRTYIDITGAIGASTATISRINRSLNYGSDGYKLILERLKLKK, encoded by the coding sequence ATGAGCGAATATAGTTCAAAATTAGAAAGTAAGGATATGGATTTTCTTTTTGAAGGTATTTTAAGCCTTCAAACAAAGGAAGAGTGTTATAGATTTTTTGAGGATATATGCACTATAAATGAAATAAAGGCATTTGAACAAAGATTTCAAATAGCAACAATGCTTGTAGATAAAAGAACATATATAGATATCACAGGTGCTATAGGCGCAAGTACTGCCACAATTAGTAGAATCAACAGATCACTAAATTATGGTAGCGATGGATATAAACTTATATTAGAACGTTTGAAATTAAAAAAATAG
- the secG gene encoding preprotein translocase subunit SecG: MRSLIIVLLVISSIAIIVSVMMQPSKTDGLSGLIGGTSETFFAKNKTKTAESMLARVTVVSALCFTFCIAMLNIVK; this comes from the coding sequence ATGCGTAGTTTAATAATTGTTTTATTGGTTATATCGTCAATTGCTATAATTGTTTCAGTTATGATGCAACCTAGTAAAACAGATGGATTAAGTGGCCTTATAGGAGGGACTTCGGAAACTTTTTTTGCAAAAAACAAAACCAAAACAGCTGAATCAATGCTAGCGCGAGTTACAGTAGTTTCTGCACTTTGTTTTACTTTTTGTATAGCAATGCTAAATATAGTAAAATAA
- the eno gene encoding phosphopyruvate hydratase encodes MKNFIEIIDIFARQILDSRAFPTVEVEVTLEDGTIARASVPSGASTGIFEAVELRDGDKDLYNGKGVLKAVNNVNNIIADELVGMNVYDQVAIDKAMIALDGTPNKAKLGANAILGVSLACARAAAESLGLGLYQYIGGVNAKVLPVPMMNIINGGSHADNNVDLQEFMVMPVGATSFKEALRMSAEVYHALKALLKSKGLATGVGDEGGFAPDLSSNEEAIKIIIEAIEKAGFVPGKDIFIALDPAASEFFEDGKYNLASEGRVLTPEQMADYYVELVNKYPIISIEDGMAEEDWDGWKYLTDKIGDKTQLVGDDLFVTNTDRLKMGIDKKVANSILIKLNQIGTLTETLNAIEMAERAGYTAVVSHRSGETEDTSIADLVVAMNAGQIKTGAPARSERVSKYNQLLRIEEELEEAAEYRGIKAFYNIKR; translated from the coding sequence ATGAAAAACTTTATTGAGATCATTGATATTTTTGCAAGACAAATTTTAGATTCAAGAGCATTTCCAACAGTTGAAGTTGAGGTAACACTCGAAGATGGAACAATAGCAAGAGCGTCAGTACCATCAGGTGCTTCTACTGGTATATTTGAAGCAGTAGAATTAAGAGATGGAGATAAAGATTTATATAATGGTAAAGGAGTTTTAAAAGCTGTTAACAATGTAAATAATATAATAGCTGACGAACTAGTTGGAATGAATGTATATGATCAAGTAGCTATTGATAAGGCAATGATAGCACTTGACGGAACACCTAATAAGGCAAAACTTGGTGCTAATGCGATTCTAGGAGTATCACTTGCATGTGCAAGAGCTGCTGCTGAGTCATTAGGACTTGGATTATATCAATATATTGGTGGAGTAAACGCTAAAGTTTTACCAGTTCCAATGATGAATATTATAAATGGTGGAAGCCATGCTGATAATAATGTAGACCTTCAAGAGTTTATGGTTATGCCAGTAGGAGCAACATCATTTAAAGAAGCTTTAAGAATGAGTGCAGAAGTCTATCATGCACTAAAAGCATTATTAAAGAGTAAGGGACTCGCTACTGGTGTTGGTGATGAAGGTGGATTTGCTCCAGATTTATCATCAAATGAGGAAGCTATAAAAATCATAATAGAAGCTATAGAAAAAGCTGGATTTGTTCCAGGAAAAGATATATTTATAGCACTTGACCCAGCAGCATCTGAATTCTTTGAAGATGGTAAGTACAACTTAGCATCAGAGGGAAGAGTACTTACGCCAGAACAAATGGCTGATTATTATGTAGAACTTGTTAACAAGTATCCAATAATCTCTATTGAAGATGGAATGGCTGAAGAAGATTGGGATGGTTGGAAATACTTAACAGATAAAATAGGGGATAAAACTCAATTAGTTGGTGACGACTTATTTGTAACTAATACAGATAGATTGAAAATGGGAATTGATAAAAAAGTTGCAAATTCAATTCTTATAAAATTAAATCAAATAGGAACACTAACTGAAACTTTAAATGCTATAGAAATGGCAGAGCGTGCAGGATATACTGCAGTAGTTTCTCATAGGTCAGGAGAAACTGAAGATACTTCAATAGCTGATTTAGTTGTAGCTATGAATGCAGGACAAATTAAAACTGGTGCTCCAGCTAGAAGTGAAAGAGTTTCTAAATACAATCAGCTTCTAAGAATAGAAGAAGAATTAGAAGAAGCAGCTGAATATAGAGGAATAAAAGCATTCTATAATATAAAAAGATAG
- the gpmI gene encoding 2,3-bisphosphoglycerate-independent phosphoglycerate mutase: MSKKPVMLMILDGFGLSSTVDGNAVAAASKPNYDRLIKKYPSTKLVASGLEVGLPEGQMGNSEVGHLNIGAGRIIYQALTKITKEIKEGDFFQNVAFNKAIDKAIKADSSIHLLGLLSDGGVHSHIDHLKALIKLAKDKGAKKVYVHAFLDGRDVQPGSALKYITEIEEYMNEIGLGKMATICGRYYAMDRDKRWERVELAYNAMVLSKGEKDTSAIEAVKKAMHDNKTDEFVLPTVIMENNKPVAAISNNDTVICFNFRPDRARELTRAINDKVFDGFKRESLNLNYVCTTQYDLSIENVDVAYTPESYTNTLGEYVSKMGKKQLRIAETEKYAHITFFFNGGVEAPNDNEDRALIPSPKVATYDLQPEMSARAVTAELLKRLDTDEYDMIILNYANPDMVGHTGVFEAAKKAIETVDECLGKVVESVLGKDGTVFITADHGNSEQMIDYASGKPMTAHTTNLVPFTYVSNHIKDLRESGILADIAPTMLQVMGLDVPSEMTGQSLIK, encoded by the coding sequence ATGTCGAAAAAACCGGTAATGTTAATGATTTTAGATGGATTTGGATTATCAAGTACCGTAGATGGAAATGCAGTAGCTGCAGCAAGTAAACCGAATTATGATAGGTTAATAAAGAAATACCCAAGTACAAAATTAGTTGCAAGTGGACTAGAAGTAGGACTTCCAGAAGGCCAAATGGGAAATTCAGAAGTTGGTCATTTAAATATAGGTGCTGGTAGAATTATATATCAAGCACTAACAAAAATAACAAAAGAAATCAAAGAAGGAGACTTCTTTCAGAATGTTGCTTTTAACAAAGCAATAGATAAAGCAATAAAAGCAGATTCTTCAATTCATCTTTTAGGATTACTTTCTGATGGAGGAGTTCACTCTCATATTGATCATTTGAAAGCTTTAATAAAGCTAGCTAAAGATAAAGGCGCTAAAAAAGTTTATGTTCATGCGTTCTTAGACGGTAGAGATGTGCAACCAGGTTCAGCACTTAAATACATAACAGAAATAGAAGAATATATGAATGAAATAGGTCTTGGTAAAATGGCTACTATTTGTGGTAGATATTATGCTATGGATAGAGATAAGAGATGGGAAAGAGTGGAACTTGCATATAATGCTATGGTCCTATCTAAAGGTGAGAAAGATACATCAGCAATAGAGGCAGTTAAAAAAGCTATGCATGATAACAAGACAGATGAATTTGTTCTTCCAACTGTTATAATGGAAAATAATAAACCAGTTGCAGCTATTAGTAATAACGATACTGTAATATGCTTTAACTTTAGACCAGACAGAGCTCGCGAATTAACTCGAGCAATAAATGATAAGGTATTTGATGGTTTTAAAAGAGAGTCATTAAATCTTAATTATGTATGTACTACTCAATACGATCTATCTATAGAAAATGTTGATGTTGCATATACACCAGAAAGTTACACTAATACACTTGGAGAATATGTTAGTAAAATGGGTAAGAAACAGCTCCGAATTGCTGAAACTGAAAAATATGCTCATATTACGTTTTTCTTTAATGGTGGTGTTGAGGCTCCAAATGATAATGAAGATAGAGCATTAATACCATCTCCAAAAGTCGCAACTTATGACTTGCAACCAGAAATGAGTGCCCGCGCGGTTACTGCAGAGTTACTTAAAAGATTAGATACGGATGAATATGACATGATAATATTAAATTATGCTAATCCGGACATGGTAGGTCATACAGGAGTTTTTGAAGCTGCTAAAAAGGCTATAGAAACAGTTGATGAATGTCTTGGAAAAGTTGTTGAGTCAGTACTCGGTAAAGACGGAACTGTATTTATAACTGCAGATCATGGAAACTCTGAGCAAATGATTGATTACGCGTCTGGTAAGCCAATGACTGCACATACTACAAACTTAGTTCCATTCACATATGTGTCAAATCACATTAAAGATTTAAGAGAGAGTGGAATACTTGCAGACATTGCACCTACTATGCTACAAGTTATGGGGCTCGATGTACCTAGCGAAATGACAGGGCAATCTTTAATTAAGTAA
- the tpiA gene encoding triose-phosphate isomerase, whose product MRKGIIAGNWKMNKTVAQAVTLIEEMKPLVKDAKCDVVVCPTFLCLDAVIKATKGTNIKVGAQNMFYEESGAFTGEISPGMLEDIGVDYVIIGHSERRQYFNETDEAVNKKLKAAYSHNIIPILCVGETLSDREGNITEKVLASQVKLDLEGLIKEQVEKLVIAYEPIWAIGTGKTATADQANETIAFIRATVGAMFGSEVAEKVRIQYGGSVKPSTIKEQMAKSDIDGGLIGGASLKAQDFAGIVNY is encoded by the coding sequence ATGAGAAAAGGTATAATTGCAGGAAATTGGAAAATGAATAAAACTGTAGCACAGGCTGTAACTTTAATTGAGGAAATGAAGCCATTAGTTAAAGATGCAAAATGTGATGTTGTTGTTTGCCCTACATTTTTATGTTTAGATGCAGTAATAAAAGCAACTAAGGGTACAAATATAAAAGTTGGAGCTCAAAATATGTTTTATGAAGAAAGTGGTGCTTTTACAGGCGAAATTTCTCCAGGAATGTTAGAAGATATTGGCGTTGATTATGTTATAATTGGACATAGTGAAAGAAGACAATATTTCAATGAGACAGATGAAGCTGTAAACAAAAAGCTTAAAGCTGCTTATAGCCATAATATTATTCCTATACTTTGCGTAGGAGAAACTCTTAGTGATAGAGAAGGAAATATTACAGAAAAAGTTTTAGCAAGTCAAGTAAAATTAGATTTAGAAGGACTTATAAAAGAGCAAGTGGAAAAATTAGTTATTGCTTATGAACCAATTTGGGCTATAGGAACAGGTAAAACTGCAACTGCTGATCAAGCTAATGAGACAATTGCATTTATAAGGGCAACTGTTGGAGCTATGTTTGGTAGTGAAGTAGCTGAAAAAGTTAGAATTCAATATGGTGGTTCTGTTAAACCATCAACTATAAAAGAACAAATGGCTAAATCAGATATAGATGGTGGTTTAATCGGAGGAGCTAGCCTTAAGGCACAAGACTTCGCCGGAATAGTAAACTACTAA
- a CDS encoding phosphoglycerate kinase — protein sequence MKFNKKTIEDIEVKGKKVLVRCDFNVPLKDGEITDVNRLVGAMPTIEYLIKNGARLILCSHLGKPNGEAKPELSLAPVAKRLSEMLNKEVIFAADPNVVSDNVKSVVSKMKDGDVILLENTRYRKEETKNKENFSKELASLADIFVNDAFGTAHRAHCSTVGVTEFVKTSVCGYLIQKELKFLGDAVNSPVRPFVAILGGAKVSDKIAVIANLLDKVDTLIIGGGMAYTFLKAGGYSVGSSLVEEDKVEYAKDMMQKAESKGIKFLIPVDHIVADKFSADAEPVVTLDQNIKDGYMGLDIGPKTCEIYKGAISTAKTIVWNGPMGVFEFKNFAKGTIAVAEAMSKVDGTTVIGGGDSAAAVNQLGFGDKMTHISTGGGASLEFLEGKLLPGIEALTDK from the coding sequence ATGAAATTTAATAAGAAAACAATTGAGGATATTGAGGTTAAGGGCAAAAAGGTTTTAGTAAGATGTGATTTCAATGTGCCATTAAAAGATGGAGAAATTACAGATGTAAATAGATTAGTAGGTGCAATGCCAACAATAGAATATTTAATTAAAAATGGAGCAAGATTAATTTTATGCTCACATCTTGGCAAGCCAAACGGCGAGGCAAAACCAGAACTTTCTTTAGCACCAGTAGCTAAAAGATTAAGCGAAATGTTAAATAAAGAAGTGATTTTTGCAGCAGATCCAAATGTTGTTAGTGATAATGTGAAATCTGTCGTATCTAAAATGAAAGATGGAGACGTTATATTACTAGAAAATACAAGATATAGAAAAGAAGAAACTAAAAACAAAGAAAACTTTTCAAAAGAATTAGCATCTCTTGCAGATATTTTTGTAAATGATGCATTTGGAACAGCTCATAGAGCTCATTGTTCTACAGTTGGTGTAACTGAGTTTGTTAAGACATCAGTATGCGGATATTTAATTCAAAAAGAATTAAAGTTCTTAGGTGATGCAGTAAATAGTCCTGTTAGACCATTCGTTGCAATACTCGGTGGAGCTAAAGTATCTGATAAAATAGCTGTTATTGCTAATTTACTTGATAAAGTAGATACACTAATAATTGGTGGGGGAATGGCATATACATTCTTAAAAGCCGGTGGTTATTCTGTAGGAAGTTCTCTAGTTGAGGAAGATAAGGTAGAATATGCTAAAGATATGATGCAAAAAGCTGAGTCAAAAGGAATTAAATTCTTAATACCAGTTGATCATATAGTTGCAGATAAATTTTCAGCTGATGCAGAGCCAGTAGTTACACTGGATCAAAACATTAAAGATGGTTACATGGGACTTGATATTGGACCTAAGACTTGTGAAATATATAAAGGTGCTATAAGCACAGCTAAGACTATTGTTTGGAATGGACCAATGGGTGTATTCGAATTTAAAAACTTCGCAAAAGGAACAATTGCTGTAGCTGAGGCTATGTCAAAAGTTGATGGAACTACTGTAATAGGTGGTGGAGATAGTGCAGCAGCTGTTAATCAATTAGGATTTGGAGATAAAATGACTCATATATCTACAGGCGGCGGAGCATCTCTTGAATTTTTAGAAGGTAAATTATTACCAGGAATTGAAGCTCTTACAGACAAATAG